A window of Notolabrus celidotus isolate fNotCel1 chromosome 11, fNotCel1.pri, whole genome shotgun sequence contains these coding sequences:
- the szrd1 gene encoding SUZ domain-containing protein 1 codes for MDEVSESWEEAADSGEMEKRLEEKLRISQKERESTNNSSRTPLKTTMVIQDDSLPAAPPPQIRILKRPASNGSLGSPGSQNRPTPQVKSLAQREAEYAEARKRILGSACPEETPQDKPNTDRSGRNNSTPPSEDTRSNNHTVGQPVSPDGTPGFRQHR; via the exons ATGGATGAGGTCTCTGAAAGTTGGGAGGAAGCTGCTGACAGTGGG GAAATGGAAAAACGGTTAGAAGAGAAGCTCAGGATCAGCCAGAAAGAGAG GGAGTCCACTAACAATTCTTCAAGAACTCCACTAAAGACCACCATGGTGATACAGGACGACTCTCTGCCAGCAGCTCCTCCACCTCAGATCCGTATTTTGAAGCGGCCTGCGAGTAACGGGTCACTGGGATCCCCTGGGAGTCAGAACAGGCCCACACCACAGGTCAAGTCTCTGGCCCAGCGTGAGGCCGAGTACGCCGAGGCAAGGAAGAGAATACTGGGCAGCGCCTGCCCAGAGGAGACGCCTCAGGACAAACCCAACACTGACAG GTCAGGCCGCAATAACTCTACACCGCCTTCAGAGGACACCCGATCAAACAATCACACCGTCGGGCAGCCAGTCAGCCCAGACGGCACCCCAGGGTTCCGGCAGCACAGATAA